Proteins co-encoded in one Pseudochaenichthys georgianus chromosome 22, fPseGeo1.2, whole genome shotgun sequence genomic window:
- the LOC117467710 gene encoding claudin-20 yields MASTGMQIFGFVLALLGIMGAMVATLLPNWKVSADVGSNIITAISQMQGLWMDCTWYSTGMFSCTLKYSVLSLPAYLQTARTTMVLCCVMAAMGLCLASLGLKCTRWGGGRRSKRHAAIASGGCFVAAGFLCLVPASWFTNEVITNFLDSNVPESNKFEPGGAVYVAFVSAGFLFVGGSIFCMSCSGKRHGPQDMVLLPPPDKLLFQQQQQQLLQQELQHQYCSLSPLDNKTGYSLQDYV; encoded by the coding sequence ATGGCATCCACGGGCATGCAGATATTTGGATTTGTCCTTGCGCTGTTGGGCATCATGGGTGCTATGGTTGCCACTCTGCTGCCCAACTGGAAGGTCAGCGCAGATGTGGGCTCCAACATCATCACAGCCATTTCCCAGATGCAGGGTCTGTGGATGGACTGCACATGGTACAGCACCGGCATGTTCAGCTGCACACTCAAGTACTCGGTGCTTTCACTACCTGCGTACCTGCAGACTGCCCGCACCACCATGGTGCTCTGCTGCGTGATGGCTGCCATGGGCCTCTGCCTTGCATCCCTGGGACTAAAATGCACACGTTGGGGAGGTGGACGGCGCTCCAAGCGGCACGCTGCCATTGCCAGTGGCGGCTGCTTTGTCGCTGCAGGTTTTCTGTGTCTGGTGCCGGCTTCCTGGTTTACCAACGAGGTCATCACCAACTTCCTAGACTCCAATGTGCCAGAGAGCAATAAGTTTGAGCCTGGGGGTGCTGTGTACGTGGCCTTTGTTTCAGCTGGATTCCTTTTTGTCGGTGGGTCCATCTTCTGTATGTCCTGCTCGGGGAAAAGGCATGGCCCCCAGGACATGGTCCTGCTCCCTCCCCCTGACAAACTGCtgttccagcagcagcagcaacagctgcTCCAGCAGGAGCTCCAGCACCAGTACTGCTCTCTCTCACCATTAGACAATAAGACCGGCTACAGCCTGCAGGACTATGTGTAA